A DNA window from Myxocyprinus asiaticus isolate MX2 ecotype Aquarium Trade chromosome 15, UBuf_Myxa_2, whole genome shotgun sequence contains the following coding sequences:
- the LOC127453283 gene encoding protein dopey-1-like isoform X3, with protein sequence MNAEELELLGDSKYRNYVAAVDKALKNFEYSSEWADLISALGKLNKVLQNNGKYQVVPKKLTIGKRLAQCLHPALPSGVHRKALETYEIIFKIIGPKRLAKDLFLYSSGLFPLLSNAAMSVKPVLLGLYETYYLPLGKTLKPGLQGLLTGVLPGLEEGSEYYDRTNTLLEKVAAAVEQPAFYGALWGSILTSPAVRLPGVTFVLLHLNRKLSMEDQLYIIGSDIELMVEAVSTSVQDSSVLVQRSTLDLILFCFPFHMSQATRPDMIRILSAALHVVLRRDMSLNRRLYAWLLGFDNNGVRAGPRSTRLSNPEEHATLYFNTYSKDMLVQAMVGILQGKARGGEEESILMHDLKPFRILISLLDKPELGPAILEDVLIEVFRTLHTQCRAELDLQNQNPFSKDQTQLSSKLRENKKTAELIKTANLLFNSFEPYYMWDYIALWFEECCRWTQSSHVPGQTMNSETSARSLVEFCELVDFLLDIVSLETYIEIQTEHLPQLLLRMVSALTKHLQALGLRELTHCLRLCSKILSKVQPPLVSPLALPSGPSSGATTPSTRDKEEKRTLPVTQEIPGSTDVFEEGENPSSSRLSESGFTDFIQYQAEHGVQPDNTQHPEADSSSPENGPIQPKSKPKPGLSSSANSKPQDKPVIQCCLEHFQQFLSCLVRLYITPGGQAEAGRSSSAEMDTLTVLVDKRSQNEFEKQVPSKQECLAAFTAACQLFLECSSFPVYIAEGNLKSSPTKQEQAGESVQPAVWLQTLMDACCLAADFSIQAVAISLVMDLVGLTQSVAMVTAECVGSPDSGQPMSPSHGRVAVVIRPPLTQGILKYIAEKTDFFKSVALILWDQLGEETPQHHKRSVELFYQLHNLAPSPSICEDVISQQLMHRDKRIRLEAHVKFSVLWHLTRDLNITKSSPFNRTFDRSLFIMLDCLSYWDGSASAVGRAWLNQVLQRHDIARVLEPLLLLLLHPKTHRVSIQRVQAQCHWAQAFPNPAEQESSDPIYMRDMSYAENYSEISVDGHRGFQECGRGIPLDDMEPFSLTVNPLSDSLSLLSLSSENLQLCGEYQPPDQQGEPQSSDSSGSQSSTVDNGSFDEPEGGGSTVNISDPVLCQSSSVEEEYLHEAVSAVLTELVDKVVQMVEKESSETASSPEAWPQTDSDSTNSSTDMSTGTCVPLAPFSNTQPRTLPELVAGGTLEFLTVATIDASGEEEHREGIARHSSSPSIVMLPDSGGNASTEQSLQVNDPHCKRSHSSTQLSLKGKIMERLVDKSPGAKPKTKKVKRKEDERRKTNQTEKSRPPSIFFRDSLDLENWYSCGEGEVSEIESDIGSPSGGAASGFGGSRASGSPPRFNIHPLYQHVLLYLQLYDSSRTLHALSAIAAMLRTSPAGFVSAISTTSINNTYTPQLSLLQNLLSRHRVSVMGKDFYCPIPQDSHSHSFRSAMFLEVIISLCLYFLRSYYSAHVLATSQDLAGNHAMQLTSVEVLTLLFSELTKITGGSAKGFASFICDVLSKCKVQKVVLHCLLSTIFSVQKWHEHHVLGTNVAAVEEGLSEDSIINLSEDQLDNCSAIQSQLLRLLQSLVVLEHRVLIPVEEGGEGGPGSAGSGGGASGPGSGFELIGGEVEHVNPQQPMASLQYLHGQPITAQGMFLCAVIRALHQHHACMMHPQWIGLVTATLPYMGKVLRRVVASVTLQLCKNLDNLIQQYRYETGLTDTRPQWMALCIPPDLILTVLEGMTAIIHYCLLDPTSQYHQLQVNVDQKHLAEARAGILSILHTIMSSVTLLWGVLYLADSSDRPPAASACSTSNINLGSTKNLRQQILELLGPISMNHGAHFMAAIAYVWNERKQAKIPSRNKVIPTASEEQLLLVELVRSVSAMRTETVIQTVKEVLKQPPAIAKEKKHLSLEVCMLQFFYAYVQRIPVSSLVDSWPSLLALLKDSVQLSLPAPGQFLILGVLNEFILKNPTLESKKDQRELQDVTHKIVEAIGTIAGSSLEQTTWLRRNLEVKPSPQIMVDGASLEADVEDLMLTVMEASSFTPSVYSVHALTLLAEVLAHLLDMVFYSDEKERVIPLLVNLMHYVVPYLRNHSAHNAPSYRACIQLLSSLSGYQYTRRAWKKEAFDLFMDHTFFQMDSTCVSHWRAIIDHLMTHDKTTFRDLMTRVAVAQSSSLSLFTNRDAELEQRAMLLKRLAFTIYSSEVDQYQKYLPDIQERLVESLRLPQVPILHAQVFLFFRVLLLRMSPQHLTSLWPTMITELVQVFLLMEQELTADEDITRTSCPSVAGLETTYSGGNGFSTSYNSQRWLNLYLSACKLLDLALALPSEGLPQFQMYRWAFVPEASDDSGLEVRRQGTHQRDFKPYVVRLAKLLRKRAKKNPEEDCSTRTLSWEPGQLLLTLYVIRSMEQLLPFFNLLSQVFSSKGNSRSGPYHSPTLSDGTFPGKDGKLESQKVFWSRARQSIEEMVEKDFLEGLIKT encoded by the exons ATGAACGCAGAGGAGTTGGAACTCCTTGGTGACTCGAAGTACAGGaattatgtggcagcagtggataAGGCCCTAAAAAACTTTGAGTACTCCAGTGAATGGGCCGATCTGATCTCAGCGCTCGGAAAGCTCAATAAG GTATTGCAAAACAATGGCAAGTACCAAGTTGTGCCCAAGAAACTGACAATCGGGAAGCGTCTGGCCCAATGCCTTCACCCGGCGCTGCCCAGCGGGGTTCACCGCAAGGCCCTGGAGACTTACGAGATCATCTTCAAGATCATTGGACCAAAGCGCCTGGCGAAGGATCTTTTCCTTTATAG TTCGGGACTCTTCCCTTTATTATCCAATGCAGCTATGTCTGTGAAGCCAGTATTACTTGGGTTGTATGAGACCTACTACCTGCCCTTAGGAAAGACTCTCAAACCAGGCCTGCAAGGGCTCCTGACTGGAGTACTGCCTGGTCTGGAGGAGGGCTCGGAGTACTATGACAG GACCAATACCCTGCTGGAAAAAGTGGCCGCAGCTGTGGAGCAGCCAGCCTTTTACGGTGCCCTGTGGGGCAGTATTCTAACCAGCCCTGCTGTGCGTTTGCCTGGAGTCACCTTTGTTCTTCTGCACCTTAATCGTAAATTATCCATGGAGGACCAGTTGTACATCATCGGCAGTGACATCGAACTGATG GTGGAGGCTGTCAGCACATCGGTTCAGGACTCCAGTGTGCTAGTGCAGAGGAGCACCCTGGACCTCATTCTGTTCTGCTTCCCCTTCCACATGAGTCAG GCTACACGTCCAGACATGATCCGGATTCTGTCTGCAGCACTTCATGTTGTTCTAAGGAGAGATATGTCTCTGAACCGGAGACTTTATGCTTGGCTGCTGG GTTTTGATAACAATGGTGTACGAGCAGGCCCTCGCAGTACCCGTCTCAGCAATCCAGAAGAGCACGCCACACTCTACTTCAACACTTACTCCAAGGACATGCTCGTTCAG GCCATGGTGGGGATCCTGCAGGGCAAGGCCAGAGGAGGGGAGGAGGAAAGCATCCTGATGCATGACTTGAAGCCCTTCCGTATCCTCATCAGCCTTCTCGACAAGCCTGAGCTGG GTCCAGCAATCTTGGAGGATGTTCTAATCGAAGTGTTCCGCACCTTGCACACTCAGTGCCGCGCTGAGCTGGACCTTCAGAATCAAAACCCTTTCAGCAAAGACCAAACTCAGCTTAGCAG CAAACTCAGAGAAAACAAGAAGACGGCAGAGCTCATTAAAACAGCAAACCTCTTGTTTAACTCCTTTGAGCCCTACTACATGTGGGATTATATTGCACTATGGTTTGAGGAGTGCTGCag ATGGACTCAGAGCAGTCATGTCCCAGGGCAGACTATGAACTCTGAGACATCAGCACGATCATTGGTTGAGTTCTGTGAGCTGGTGGACTTCCTGTTGGATATTGTGTCTTTG GAGACATACATAGAGATCCAGacagagcacctacctcagttgCTTCTGCGGATGGTTTCTGCTCTTACCAAACACCTGCAGGCCCTGGGCCTCAGAGAGCTCACCCACTGTCTGCGTCTCTGCTCAAAGATCCTCAGCAAGGTCCAGCCCCCACTGGTGTCACCCTTGGCACTGCCCTCCGGCCCATCCTCTGGTGCCACTACCCCTTCAACCAGAGACAAAGAGGAGAAAAGG ACACTACCAGTCACCCAAGAAATCCCTGGCAGCACTGATGTATTTGAGGAAGGCGAGAACCCTTCTAGCAGCAGGTTGTCAGAGAGTGGATTCACTGACTTCATCCAGTACCAGGCAGAACATGGGGTGCAACCTGACAACACGCAGCACCCCGAGGCTGATTCATCCAGCCCTGAGAATGGGCCCATCCAACCCAAATCTAAACCCAAACCTGGGCTGAGTAGTTCAGCAAACAGCAAGCCCCAGGACAAGCCAGTGATACAGTGCTGCCTTGAGCATTTCCAACAGTTCCTTTCTTGCCTGGTAAGGCTTTACATCACCCCAGGTGGACAGGCAGAGGCAGGGAGGAGCAGCAGTGCTGAGATGGATACCCTGACAGTGTTGGTTGacaaaagaagtcaaaatgaatttgagAAGCAGGTGCCTTCTAAGCAGGAGTGTCTGGCTGCTTTCACAGCTGCCTGTCAGCTCTTCCTGGAGTGCTCCAGTTTTCCAGTGTACATTGCTGAGGGCAACCTGAAGTCCTCACCCACCAAACAGGAGCAGGCAG GTGAGAGTGTTCAGCCAGCGGTGTGGCTTCAGACTCTGATGGATGCATGCTGTTTAGCTGCTGATTTCAGTATCCAGGCAGTGGCTATCTCTCTTGTCATGGACCTTGTTGGTCTCACACAGTCAGTAGCTATGGTGACAGCCGAGTGTGTGGGCAGTCCAGACTCGGGCCAGCCAATGAGTCCTAGCCATGGTCGTGTTGCAGTGGTGATTCGTCCACCACTCACACAGGGTATCTTGAAGTACATTGCAGAGAAGACAGATTTCTTTAAG AGTGTAGCCCTGATCTTGTGGGATCAGTTGGGAGAGGAGACCCCCCAGCACCACAAGCGCAGTGTGGAGCTCTTTTACCAGCTTCACAACCTGGCTCCCTCTCCCAGCATTTGTGAAGATGTCATCAGCCAGCAGCTCATGCATCGGGACAAG AGAATACGGTTGGAGGCCCATGTAAAATTCTCTGTTCTCTGGCACCTGACCAGAGACCTGAACATCACCAAGTCCTCCCCTTTCAATCGCACCTTTGACAG GTCTCTTTTTATTATGTTAGACTGTCTCAGTTATTGGGATGGCTCGGCGAGTGCTGTTGGGCGGGCCTGGCTAAACCAGGTTTTGCAGAGACATGACATTGCTCGTGTTCTCGAGCCTCTTTTGCTGTTACTTCTGCACCCTAAAACCCACCGGGTGTCCATCCAGCGTGTTCAAGCACAGTGTCACTGGGCCCAGGCCTTCCCTAACCCAGCAGAACAAGAGTCCTCTGACCCCATTTACATGAGGGATATGAGCTATGCTGAAA ATTATAGCGAGATATCAGTGGATGGCCACAGGGGTTTCCAAGAATGTGGCAGAGGGATCCCATTGGATGATATGGAACCTTTTAGCCTGACGGTTAATCCTTTGAGTGACAGTCTTTCACTCTTGAGCCTTAGCAGTGAGAACCTGCAACTCTGTGGTGAATATCAACCTCCTGATCAGCAGGGGGAGCCCCAGAGCTCTGATTCCAGTGGCTCTCAGTCATCCACTGTGGACAATGGCAGTTTTGATGAACCAGAAGGAGGTGGTAGCACTGTTAACATATCTGACCCTGTGCTTTGTCAATCCTCTTCGGTGGAGGAAGAGTACTTACATGAGGCAGTTTCTGCTGTGCTCACTGAGCTAGTGGACAAGGTGGTGCAAATGGTGGAGAAAGAGTCAAGTGAGACGGCTTCATCCCCTGAGGCCTGGCCTCAGACAGACTCTGACAGCACCAACTCTTCCACAGATATGTCCACTGGGACATGTGTCCCGCTGGCCCCCTTTTCAAACACACAACCTAGAACACTCCCAGAACTGGTTGCAGGGGGAACCTTGGAGTTCCTGACTGTGGCCACAATTGATGCTTCAGGGGAGGAAGAGCATCGGGAAGGCATCGCCCGCCATAGCTCCTCCCCTTCGATCGTCATGCTTCCGGACAGTGGTGGCAATGCCTCCACTGAACAGAGCCTCCAGGTCAATGACCCGCACTGCAAGCGCAGCCACAGCAGCACGCAGCTAAGCCTAAAGGGCAAGATAATGGAGCGCCTGGTGGACAAATCCCCAGGGGCCAAGCCCAAAACCAAGAAGGTGAAAAGAAAAGAGGATGAGAGACGCAAGACCAACCAGACGGAGAAGAGCCGGCCACCCAGCATCTTCTTCAGGGACAGTCTGGACTTAGAGAACTGGTACAGCTGTGGGGAGGGTGAGGTTTCTGAAATTGAGAGTGACATAGGCTCGCCTAGTGGTGGGGCTGCCAGTGGATTTGGAGGATCTCGCGCATCTGGGTCACCTCCTCGGTTTAACATCCATCCCCTATACCAGCATGTGCTGCTTTACCTTCAGCTCTACGACTCCTCTCGCACTCTGCATGCACTCTCAGCCATTGCAGCCATGCTGCGTACTTCACCAGCAGGATTTGTGAGCGCCATCTCCACTACCAGCATAAATAACACGTACACACCGCAGCTCTCTCTCCTGCAAAACCTGTTATCACGTCATCGTGTCTCTGTCATGGGCAAGGATTTTTACTGTCCCATCCCACAAGACTCGCACTCCCACTCCTTCCGAAGTGCCATGTTCTTGGAGGTCATCATCTCCCTTTGCCTCTATTTTCTGCGCAGCTATTACTCGGCCCATGTGCTGGCCACATCACAGGACCTGGCAGGCAACCATGCCATGCAGCTGACCAGCGTGGAGGTGTTGACGCTGCTCTTCAGTGAGCTTACCAAGATCACTGGGGGCTCAGCCAAGGGCTTTGCGAGCTTTATTTGTGATGTGCTGTCCAAATGCAAGGTGCAGAAGGTAGTGCTACACTGTTTGCTTTCCACCATCTTCAGTGTGCAAAAGTGGCATGAACATCATGTCCTTGGTACCAATGTGGCTGCTGTCGAAGAGGGCCTTTCAGAGGACAGCATCATCAATCTGTCTGAGGACCAGCTGGATAACTGCAGCGCCATACAGTCGCAGCTTCTGCGGCTTCTCCAGAgcctggtggttttggagcatcgCGTGCTGATCCCAGTGGAGGAGGGTGGGGAAGGGGGTCCAGGGTCGGCAGGTTCTGGTGGAGGAGCTAGTGGGCCCGGGTCTGGGTTTGAACTAATCGGAGGGGAGGTAGAGCACGTCAACCCGCAGCAACCCATGGCTTCCCTGCAGTATCTGCATGGGCAGCCCATCACAGCGCAGGGCATGTTTCTGTGTGCAGTGATCCGGGCGCTACATCAGCACCACGCCTGCATGATGCACCCACAGTGGATCGGCCTCGTCACAGCCACTCTGCCTTACATGGGCAAAGTGCTTCGGCGAGTAGTTGCCTCTGTTACGCTTCAGCTGTGCAAAAACCTTGATAACCTTATCCAGCAATATCGTTATGAGACGGGTCTCACGGATACCAG GCCCCAGTGGATGGCACTGTGTATTCCTCCTGACCTGATTCTGACTGTACTAGAAGGAATGACAGCCATAATCCATTATTGTCTGCTAGACCCAACATCACAATATCACCAG CTCCAGGTGAATGTAGATCAGAAGCACCTTGCAGAGGCCCGGGCGGGGATTCTCTCCATCTTGCACACCATCATGTCCTCTGTAACCCTGCTGTGGGGTGTCCTTTATCTGGCTGACAGCTCTGACAGGCCGCCTGCAGCCTCTGCCTGCTCCACCTCGAACATCAACCTAGGATCCACAAAG AATCTCAGGCAGCAAATCCTAGAGCTACTGGGCCCAATCTCAATGAATCATGGAGCTCACTTCATGGCCGCTATTGCTTATGTGTGGAATGAAAGGAAGCAGGCTAAAATTCCATCCAGGAACAAG gTCATTCCCACAGCGAGTGAGGAACAGCTTCTCCTTGTTGAACTTGTTCGTTCTGTAAGTGCCATGCGAACTGAGACAGTGATACAGACAGTGAAGGAAGTCCTTAAGCAACCCCCAGCCATCGCCAAAGAGAAG AAGCATCTTTCCTTGGAGGTCTGCATGCTTCAGTTTTTCTATGCCTATGTGCAGAG GATTCCAGTGTCTAGTCTGGTTGACAGCTGGCCATCACTTTTAGCATTGCTGAAGGACTCTGTGCAGCTCAGTCTGCCCGCTCCGGGACAGTTCCTCATTCTTGG tgtatTGAATGAGTTTATCCTGAAGAATCCCACCCTAGAGAGCAAGAAGGACCAGCGAGAGCTACAG GATGTGACCCATAAGATTGTAGAGGCCATTGGTACGATCGCTGGCTCCTCCTTAGAACAGACCACATGGCTGAGAAGAAACTTGGAGGTCAAACCATCCCCTCAGATCATGGTGGATGGGGCCAGTCTGGAGGCTGATGTCGAAG ATCTAATGCTCACAGTGATGGAGGCCTCCAGCTTTACTCCATCTGTATACAGCGTTCACGCCCTCACATTGCTGGCTGAG GTGCTGGCCCACCTGTTAGATATGGTCTTCTACAGTGATGAAAAAGAGAGGGTGATCCCTCTACTGGTCAACCTTATGCATTATGTGGTGCCCTACCTGCGCAACCATAG TGCTCATAATGCCCCCAGTTACCGTGCATGTATACAGCTATTGAGCAGCCTCagtggatatcagtacacccggAGGGCCTGGAAGAAAGAAGCCTTTGACCTCTTTATGGACCATACATTTTTCCAGATGGACTCCACATGTGTCAGCCA ctgGAGAGCAATCATAGACCACCTGATGACTCATGACAAAACCACATTCAGAGACCTTATGA CACGAGTTGCCGTGGCCCAGAGCAGCTCTTTGAGTCTTTTCACCAATCGAGATGCAGAGCTTGAGCAGAGGGCCATGCTACTCAAAAGACTGGCCTTCACTATCTACAGCAGTGAGGTGGACCAGTACCAGAAGTACTTGCCAGATATCCAag AACGTCTTGTGGAGAGCCTACGACTCCCTCAAGTGCCCATTCTCCATGCTCAGGTCTTCCTCTTCTTCAGAGTGCTGCTACTGCGCATGTCCCCCCAGCACCTGACCTCACTTTGGCCCACTATGATCACTGAGCTG GTTCAGGTGTTCTTGCTCATGGAACAGGAACTCACTGCAGATGAGGACATCACCAG GACCTCATGCCCCTCAGTAGCAGGGCTTGAGACAACATACTCGGGGGGAAACGGCTTCTCTACCTCCTACAACAGCCAGCGCTGGCTCAACCTCTACCTATCTGCCTGCAAGCTGCTGGATCTGGCCCTCGCTCTGCCCTCTGAGGGTCTGCCTCAGTTCCAGAT GTATCGCTGGGCTTTCGTGCCTGAAGCCTCGGATGACTCTGGTTTGGAAGTCCGCAGACAAGGGACCCATCAGAGAGATTTCAAGCCCTATGTTGTCAGATTGGCCAAGCTGCTGAGAAAAAGAGCAAAG AAAAATCCAGAGGAGGACTGCTCCACTCGCACTCTGTCTTGGGAGCCCGGCCAGCTCCTGCTTACCCTTTACGTTATCCGCAGCATGGAGCAGCTCCTGCCCTTCTTCAACCTTCTCAGCCAGGTCTTCAGCAGTAAAGGGAACAGCCGCTCAGGACCATACCACAGCCCAACTCTCAGCGACGGCACGTTCCCTGGCAAGGACGGCAAGCTGGAGAGCCAGAAAGTCTTCTGGAGCCGGGCCAGACAGAGCATTGAGGAGATGGTTGAGAAGGACTTCCTTGAGGGACTCATCAAAACATGA